A section of the Cryobacterium soli genome encodes:
- a CDS encoding A/G-specific adenine glycosylase, which yields MNATARSTTTVTADAATAGLAAEISAWFGENARDLPWRRAGFSAWGTLVSEFMLQQTPVNRVIPRLAEWLERWPTPGDLAAVPPGEAVRAWASLGYPRRALWLHAAAVQITERHSGVVPHDVDDLLALTGIGDYTARAVAAFAYGHRHPVVDTNTRRVIARAVAGQAEPAPPSRTRDLEAMEQLLPEETVAAAVFNAAIMELGAVVCTSRSPRCDACPIRDACAWRAAGYPEYAGPKKAVQKKFEGSDRQVRGLIMAELRSTHHPVTAAEIEGLWPDAVQRDRALAGLLADGLAVCVDTGMYALSQG from the coding sequence ATGAACGCCACAGCCCGAAGCACGACCACCGTCACCGCAGACGCCGCCACCGCCGGGCTGGCCGCCGAGATCAGCGCCTGGTTCGGCGAGAATGCGCGCGACCTGCCCTGGCGGCGCGCGGGCTTCAGCGCCTGGGGCACCCTGGTGAGCGAGTTCATGCTGCAGCAGACCCCCGTGAACCGGGTGATCCCGCGTCTGGCGGAGTGGCTCGAACGCTGGCCGACCCCCGGCGACCTCGCCGCCGTGCCCCCGGGAGAGGCCGTACGCGCCTGGGCCAGCCTGGGCTACCCGCGCCGCGCGCTCTGGCTGCACGCCGCGGCCGTGCAGATCACCGAACGCCACAGCGGTGTGGTGCCGCACGACGTGGACGACCTGCTCGCCCTCACGGGCATCGGCGACTACACCGCCAGAGCTGTCGCCGCGTTCGCCTACGGCCATCGGCATCCGGTGGTCGACACGAACACCCGGCGGGTGATCGCGCGGGCCGTGGCCGGCCAGGCCGAACCGGCGCCGCCGAGCCGCACCCGCGACCTGGAGGCCATGGAGCAGCTGTTGCCGGAGGAGACCGTGGCCGCCGCGGTCTTCAACGCCGCGATCATGGAGCTGGGCGCCGTCGTCTGCACCAGCCGCAGCCCCCGCTGCGACGCCTGCCCGATCCGGGATGCCTGCGCCTGGCGCGCCGCCGGCTACCCGGAGTATGCGGGACCGAAGAAGGCCGTGCAGAAGAAGTTCGAGGGCAGCGACCGGCAGGTGCGCGGCCTCATCATGGCCGAGCTGCGGTCAACCCACCACCCCGTCACGGCCGCCGAGATCGAGGGCCTCTGGCCGGATGCCGTGCAGCGCGACCGCGCCCTGGCCGGACTGCTCGCCGACGGCCTCGCCGTGTGCGTGGACACCGGGATGTACGCTCTTTCCCAGGGGTGA
- a CDS encoding TetR/AcrR family transcriptional regulator — MTTTSEAEASNTAASSTASSRTGASDTAAAQPTERIPAAERREQILAAASVVFGERGYSGATTDQVAKAAGISQPYVVRMFGTKENLFLEVLARALDRLITGFRLIIAEPREHGPDEAEILAARLGAAYVDLIEDRGILLSLMQAFISGNNPVVGAKARAGFLEIYRMLRDEAGFPPDTIREFLADGMLFNTLLAIRLPDIFDDDPAAEELMRCTFRGKLDVVLGATAAGNAPDSSPKDRT, encoded by the coding sequence GTGACGACGACATCCGAAGCTGAGGCATCCAACACAGCGGCATCCAGCACGGCCTCATCCAGAACTGGGGCATCCGACACCGCGGCGGCGCAGCCCACCGAGCGCATCCCCGCGGCGGAACGGCGGGAGCAGATCCTGGCCGCCGCCAGTGTGGTGTTCGGCGAGCGGGGATACTCCGGCGCCACCACCGACCAGGTGGCCAAGGCCGCGGGCATTAGCCAGCCCTATGTGGTGCGGATGTTCGGCACCAAGGAGAACCTCTTCCTGGAGGTCCTGGCCCGGGCGCTCGATCGCCTGATCACGGGCTTCCGGCTGATCATCGCCGAACCTCGCGAACACGGCCCCGACGAGGCGGAGATTTTGGCCGCCCGGCTCGGCGCCGCCTATGTGGACCTCATCGAGGATCGAGGCATCCTGCTCTCGCTCATGCAGGCCTTCATCAGCGGGAACAACCCGGTCGTCGGCGCCAAGGCCAGGGCCGGCTTCCTCGAGATCTACCGGATGCTGCGCGACGAGGCGGGCTTCCCGCCCGACACTATCCGGGAGTTCCTGGCCGACGGCATGCTGTTCAACACCCTCCTGGCCATCCGGCTGCCGGACATCTTCGACGATGACCCCGCCGCCGAGGAACTCATGCGCTGCACATTCCGTGGCAAGCTCGACGTTGTGCTCGGCGCCACCGCCGCCGGGAACGCACCTGATTCCAGCCCGAAGGACCGCACGTGA
- the truB gene encoding tRNA pseudouridine(55) synthase TruB: MNAPRRKPASTTSGLVLIDKPQGWTSHDAVARTRRLAGTRKVGHAGTLDPMATGLLILGINSSTRLLTYVVGLDKEYLATIRLGAATTTDDAEGEELTRAPAEVVSAVSAESIADGIAALTGAISQRPSAVSAIKVDGKRAYARVRAGEDVELPARPVTVSEFELVSSTAADGFLDLEVRVVCSSGTYIRALARDLGDALSVGGHLTSLRRTRIGPFGIIDADPLDVLDVSRALIGPADAASRLFDRLDLDAQQAIDLGHGKRIDAPAGAGDAGPVAAVDPAGRLIGLVEYRDGRAKSIVNFPPDEQPVPAADPAAGSEPDPVPSPEPVPASPTESEDAK, encoded by the coding sequence GTGAACGCCCCGAGACGCAAGCCCGCCAGCACGACCAGCGGACTCGTGCTGATCGACAAGCCCCAGGGTTGGACCAGCCACGACGCCGTCGCCCGCACCCGCCGCCTGGCCGGAACGCGCAAGGTCGGCCATGCCGGCACCCTCGACCCCATGGCCACCGGCCTGCTGATCCTCGGCATCAACAGCTCCACCCGGCTGCTCACCTACGTGGTGGGGCTCGACAAGGAGTACCTGGCCACCATCCGTCTGGGCGCTGCGACGACCACCGACGACGCCGAGGGGGAGGAGCTCACCCGGGCCCCCGCGGAAGTCGTCTCCGCCGTGAGCGCGGAATCGATCGCCGACGGCATCGCCGCCCTCACGGGAGCGATCAGCCAGCGGCCGAGCGCCGTGAGCGCCATCAAGGTGGACGGCAAACGCGCCTACGCCCGCGTGCGCGCCGGCGAGGACGTGGAGCTGCCCGCCAGACCGGTCACCGTGAGCGAGTTCGAGCTCGTGTCCAGCACCGCCGCCGACGGCTTCCTCGACCTCGAGGTGCGCGTGGTGTGTTCCTCTGGCACCTACATCCGCGCGCTCGCCCGCGACCTCGGCGACGCCCTGAGCGTGGGCGGCCACCTCACGAGCCTCCGCCGCACCCGCATCGGCCCGTTCGGCATCATCGATGCCGATCCGCTCGACGTGCTCGATGTGAGCCGCGCCCTGATCGGGCCGGCGGATGCGGCGTCCCGCCTCTTCGACCGGCTCGACCTCGACGCGCAGCAGGCCATAGACCTCGGCCACGGCAAGCGCATCGACGCGCCGGCCGGAGCGGGCGACGCCGGCCCGGTGGCAGCCGTCGACCCGGCCGGCCGGCTCATCGGGCTCGTCGAGTACCGCGACGGGCGTGCCAAGTCGATCGTGAACTTCCCGCCGGACGAACAGCCGGTGCCCGCTGCGGATCCTGCCGCGGGCTCAGAGCCCGACCCCGTCCCGAGTCCCGAGCCCGTCCCCGCATCGCCCACAGAATCCGAGGACGCCAAGTGA
- the rbfA gene encoding 30S ribosome-binding factor RbfA — MVDPARAMKMADRIKVIVAKRLERGIRDPRLGFVTITDVKVTGDLQHASVFYTVYGSEDERKDSAAALKAATGMFRSEVGKNITARLTPSIEFIADAIPENAALIDDLLREARERDTQVGEMAKTAVYAGDEDPYVKPREYAADDAEDDDDTDEDEVAPAPTGRHVAPTEPDTL; from the coding sequence ATGGTAGATCCGGCACGCGCTATGAAGATGGCGGACCGCATCAAGGTCATCGTGGCCAAGCGGCTCGAACGCGGCATCCGCGACCCGCGACTCGGCTTCGTGACCATCACCGACGTCAAGGTCACCGGCGACCTGCAGCACGCCTCGGTGTTCTACACGGTCTACGGCTCCGAAGACGAGCGCAAGGACAGCGCCGCAGCCCTCAAGGCCGCGACGGGCATGTTCCGCAGCGAGGTGGGCAAGAACATCACCGCCCGCCTGACCCCGTCCATCGAATTCATCGCCGACGCGATCCCCGAGAACGCCGCGCTGATCGACGACCTGCTGCGTGAAGCGCGTGAGCGCGACACCCAGGTCGGTGAGATGGCCAAAACGGCCGTCTACGCCGGCGACGAAGACCCGTACGTGAAGCCGCGCGAGTACGCCGCAGACGATGCCGAGGATGACGACGACACCGACGAGGACGAGGTCGCTCCGGCACCCACTGGCCGCCACGTCGCTCCCACGGAGCCCGACACTCTGTAA
- the infB gene encoding translation initiation factor IF-2, whose amino-acid sequence MAAKPRVHEIATELGVDSKVALAKLKEMGEFVKGPSSSVEPPVARRLRAALEADGVATGGAAATPAAPAAAKPAAATTVKPGVRPGPARPAAPVPAPVVEAPAADAPPMPAAPLTVAERQVQAAEKAAAAEKAAATEKAAAEAPAAAGTEATPAAPTPAATAGGETATAAKPGGTVPRPGARPGNNPFASNQGMGKTPTPRPGNNPFASAQGMGQRPPSSASPSNIPRPAAPRPGAPRPGGPGQAPRPTGFGQRPGGFQRPGGAPGGAGGARPGFTRPGAPAGAPGFGPPRPAGGGGAGGRGRGPGGGTAGAFGRGGGKNKARKSKRTKRAEFELREAPSLGGVSVPRGDGGTVVRLRRGASITDFADKIDASPGNLVTVLFHLGEMATATESLDEATFDVLGSELGYKIQMVSPDDEDRELLLAFDIDIDQELADETDEELEVRPPVVTVMGHVDHGKTALLDAIRNAKVAAGEAGGITQHIGAYQVVTEHEGIERAITFIDTPGHEAFTAMRARGAQVTDIAILVVAADDGIMPQTIEALNHAQAANVPIVVAVNKIDKPGANPQKVRQQLTEFGLVAEEYGGDVMFVDVSAKNKVGIQEILDAVLLTADAGLDMRANPNKDARGVAIEAKLDKGRGAVATVLIQSGTLRVGDSIVAGTAYGRVRAMADENGNPVLAAVPSRAVQVQGLSSVPRAGDTFLVIEEDRTARQIAEKREAAERNALLAKARKRISLEDFTRALEEGKVESLNLIIKGDVSGAVEALEESLLKIEVDDSVQLRIIHRGVGAVTESDVNLATVDNAIIIGFNVRPDTKARERAAREGVDVRFYSVIYNALEDIESSLTGMLKPEFEEVQSGIAEIREVFSSSKFGNVAGVIVRSGTITRNAKARVIRDGIVVGDNLAIESLRRFKDDVTEVRTDFEAGIGLGKFNDIQIGDEIETIELKEKPRG is encoded by the coding sequence GTGGCTGCGAAACCACGCGTACACGAGATCGCAACTGAGCTCGGTGTCGACAGCAAGGTAGCCCTTGCTAAATTGAAAGAGATGGGCGAGTTCGTCAAGGGACCGTCCAGTAGCGTTGAACCCCCCGTCGCCCGGCGCCTCCGCGCCGCGCTCGAGGCCGACGGGGTCGCCACCGGCGGCGCCGCTGCCACCCCGGCGGCACCTGCCGCCGCGAAGCCGGCCGCGGCCACAACCGTCAAGCCCGGCGTCCGTCCGGGCCCGGCGCGCCCCGCCGCACCGGTGCCCGCACCTGTCGTCGAGGCTCCCGCAGCGGATGCACCGCCGATGCCGGCCGCGCCGCTGACCGTCGCCGAGCGTCAGGTTCAGGCCGCCGAGAAGGCCGCAGCAGCCGAGAAGGCCGCAGCGACCGAGAAGGCCGCCGCCGAGGCACCCGCAGCAGCGGGCACCGAAGCCACCCCCGCGGCTCCCACCCCTGCGGCAACCGCCGGCGGCGAGACCGCCACGGCCGCCAAGCCCGGTGGAACCGTGCCGCGTCCGGGCGCCCGCCCGGGCAACAACCCCTTCGCCAGCAACCAGGGCATGGGCAAGACCCCCACCCCGCGTCCGGGGAACAACCCGTTCGCGAGCGCGCAGGGCATGGGACAGCGTCCGCCGTCCTCCGCCTCGCCCAGCAACATCCCCCGCCCTGCCGCACCCCGCCCCGGCGCCCCGCGCCCCGGTGGACCCGGCCAGGCACCCCGCCCGACCGGCTTCGGCCAGCGTCCGGGTGGCTTCCAGCGCCCCGGTGGCGCTCCGGGCGGCGCCGGTGGCGCTCGCCCCGGCTTCACCCGTCCGGGCGCCCCTGCCGGCGCACCCGGCTTCGGCCCGCCCCGCCCCGCCGGTGGCGGCGGCGCCGGCGGTCGTGGCCGTGGCCCCGGCGGTGGAACCGCTGGTGCATTCGGTCGCGGTGGCGGCAAGAACAAGGCTCGCAAGTCCAAGCGGACGAAGAGGGCCGAGTTCGAGCTGCGCGAGGCCCCGTCGCTGGGCGGCGTCAGCGTCCCCCGTGGCGACGGCGGAACCGTGGTGCGTCTGCGCCGCGGTGCCTCCATCACGGACTTCGCCGACAAGATCGACGCGAGCCCGGGCAACCTGGTGACCGTGCTGTTCCACCTCGGTGAGATGGCCACGGCGACCGAGTCGCTCGACGAGGCCACCTTCGACGTGCTGGGCAGCGAGCTGGGTTACAAGATCCAGATGGTCTCGCCCGACGACGAAGACCGCGAACTGCTGCTCGCCTTCGACATCGACATCGACCAGGAGCTGGCCGACGAGACCGACGAAGAGCTCGAGGTCCGTCCTCCCGTCGTCACCGTCATGGGTCACGTCGACCACGGTAAGACCGCGCTGCTCGACGCCATCCGTAACGCCAAGGTCGCTGCGGGCGAAGCCGGTGGCATCACCCAGCACATCGGTGCCTACCAGGTCGTCACCGAGCACGAGGGCATCGAACGTGCCATCACCTTCATCGACACCCCCGGTCACGAGGCGTTCACCGCCATGCGTGCTCGTGGTGCGCAGGTCACCGACATCGCGATCCTCGTGGTCGCCGCCGATGACGGCATCATGCCGCAGACGATTGAGGCGCTCAACCACGCACAGGCCGCCAACGTGCCGATCGTGGTCGCAGTGAACAAGATCGACAAGCCCGGTGCGAACCCGCAGAAGGTGCGCCAGCAGCTCACCGAATTCGGCCTCGTCGCCGAAGAGTACGGCGGAGACGTCATGTTCGTCGACGTGTCGGCGAAGAACAAGGTCGGCATCCAGGAGATCCTCGACGCCGTCCTGCTCACCGCAGACGCCGGACTCGACATGCGCGCCAACCCGAACAAGGATGCCCGCGGTGTGGCCATCGAGGCCAAGCTCGACAAGGGTCGCGGTGCAGTTGCCACCGTGCTCATCCAATCGGGAACCCTGCGCGTCGGTGACTCGATCGTCGCCGGTACCGCCTACGGCCGCGTTCGTGCCATGGCCGACGAGAACGGCAACCCCGTCCTCGCAGCCGTGCCGTCCCGTGCCGTTCAGGTGCAGGGCCTCTCGAGCGTTCCCCGCGCCGGTGACACCTTCCTCGTCATCGAGGAAGACCGCACCGCGCGTCAGATCGCCGAGAAGCGTGAAGCCGCCGAGCGCAACGCCCTGCTGGCCAAGGCCCGCAAGCGCATCAGCCTCGAGGACTTCACCCGTGCACTCGAAGAGGGCAAGGTCGAATCGCTCAACCTCATCATCAAGGGTGACGTGTCCGGTGCCGTTGAGGCCCTGGAAGAGTCGCTGCTCAAGATCGAGGTCGACGACTCCGTTCAGCTGCGCATCATCCACCGCGGTGTCGGTGCTGTCACGGAGAGCGACGTCAACCTCGCCACCGTCGACAACGCCATCATCATCGGCTTCAACGTTCGCCCCGACACGAAGGCGCGCGAACGTGCGGCTCGTGAAGGCGTGGACGTGCGTTTCTACTCCGTCATCTACAACGCGCTCGAGGACATCGAGTCTTCCCTCACCGGAATGCTCAAGCCCGAGTTCGAAGAAGTACAGAGTGGTATCGCCGAGATCCGCGAGGTCTTCAGCTCCTCGAAGTTCGGAAACGTCGCCGGTGTCATCGTGCGGTCGGGAACGATCACGCGAAACGCCAAGGCACGGGTCATCCGCGACGGCATCGTCGTGGGCGACAACCTGGCCATCGAGTCGCTGCGTCGCTTCAAGGATGACGTCACCGAGGTCCGCACGGACTTCGAGGCTGGTATTGGGCTTGGTAAGTTCAATGACATCCAGATCGGCGATGAGATCGAGACGATCGAATTGAAGGAAAAGCCCAGAGGTTAG
- a CDS encoding ketopantoate reductase family protein codes for MRIAVIGAGALGGTFATRFAQAGHDVTVTARGAGLAAIRERGIRLEGGFGLGQSHPTALERLTETPDLALVCTKAQDAEAAISDNAAVLDGAAVIVIQNGLDGVETARRLLPGSDCFGALSIIAANYTEPGLVTVTTAAPTYLGRGSGPADQATRRWQTVLAEAVPTQVIDNFVGAQWTKLVVNMLNALPAITGLSVQTVVAQPGLRRIMTLSMREAVRVGLRRGIRFGSMQALGHRRLRVFALLPAWAGQALPLMMRARMGTVPNLGSTLQSVRRGQRTEVDYLNGVVVREARLAGTAAPVNSRLTALVHEVEQRGSFLTAAEVLERFSRSR; via the coding sequence ATGCGAATTGCTGTGATCGGTGCCGGCGCCCTGGGCGGAACCTTCGCCACCCGCTTCGCCCAGGCCGGCCACGACGTCACGGTCACCGCCCGCGGTGCCGGACTGGCCGCCATTCGGGAGCGCGGCATCCGGCTGGAGGGTGGCTTCGGCCTGGGCCAGTCCCATCCGACGGCTCTCGAACGGCTGACCGAGACGCCCGACCTGGCCCTGGTCTGCACCAAGGCGCAGGATGCCGAGGCGGCGATCAGCGACAACGCCGCGGTGCTCGACGGGGCCGCGGTCATCGTGATCCAGAACGGCCTCGACGGGGTCGAAACGGCCCGGCGGCTGCTGCCCGGCTCCGACTGCTTCGGCGCCCTCTCGATCATCGCCGCGAACTACACCGAGCCGGGCCTGGTCACCGTCACCACGGCCGCGCCCACCTACCTGGGCCGGGGCAGCGGGCCGGCCGACCAGGCCACCCGGCGCTGGCAGACGGTGCTGGCCGAAGCCGTTCCCACCCAGGTGATCGACAACTTCGTCGGCGCCCAGTGGACCAAGCTCGTGGTCAACATGCTCAACGCCCTGCCGGCGATCACCGGACTGAGCGTGCAGACCGTGGTGGCACAGCCGGGCCTGCGCCGGATCATGACCCTGAGCATGCGCGAGGCCGTGCGGGTCGGCCTTCGCCGCGGCATCCGGTTCGGCTCGATGCAGGCGCTCGGGCACCGCCGGCTGCGCGTCTTCGCCCTGCTGCCGGCCTGGGCCGGACAGGCGCTGCCGCTCATGATGCGCGCCCGCATGGGCACGGTGCCCAACCTCGGCTCCACCCTGCAGTCGGTGCGGCGCGGCCAACGCACCGAGGTGGACTACCTCAACGGCGTCGTCGTCCGCGAGGCCCGCCTCGCGGGCACGGCGGCACCGGTGAACTCCCGGCTCACCGCGCTCGTGCACGAGGTAGAACAGCGCGGCTCGTTCCTCACGGCCGCCGAGGTGCTGGAGCGGTTCAGCAGGAGTCGCTGA
- a CDS encoding FAD-binding protein: MVSMKNWAGNVEYSTDDIRHPTSTAEVSAIVAAASGPVKALGSRHSFSTIADTDGTLVALDLLAGEPSIQTGHDGVPVSVRVGAGSTYAQVGRYLAGQGLALPNLASLPHISVAGAIQTGTHGSGVRNGSLASSVLALEIVRADGQVVTVSEHDADFAASVVGLGAVGIVTAVTLRVQPHYQISQYVHEGLSWAAALAHWPAIMSSGYSVSVFTTFQGDNTHQVWSKRRLDVDGPEFDLAALGATEATVALHPLPGVAADSVTEQLREPGPWNERLAHFRSEFQPSHGEEIQSEYLIPAEHAVAAITALRAIGDRIAPLLHISELRSVAADTAWLSPSYARDSLAIHFTWKPLPAEILAVLPLIEHTLEPFAPRPHWGKVSTMSPAGLRRAYPRLGDFAAHVRRVDPAGRFENAYLKRVLPHD, translated from the coding sequence ATGGTTTCGATGAAGAACTGGGCCGGCAACGTCGAGTATTCGACCGACGACATCAGGCACCCCACCAGCACGGCCGAGGTATCCGCGATCGTGGCCGCCGCATCCGGACCGGTGAAGGCGCTGGGCTCGCGGCATTCGTTCTCCACCATCGCCGACACCGACGGCACCCTGGTTGCCCTTGACCTGCTGGCCGGTGAGCCCTCGATACAGACCGGCCATGACGGCGTGCCGGTGAGCGTGCGTGTCGGCGCCGGCAGCACCTATGCCCAGGTGGGCCGGTACCTCGCCGGGCAGGGCCTCGCGCTGCCGAACCTGGCCTCGCTGCCGCACATCTCAGTGGCCGGTGCCATCCAGACCGGCACCCACGGCTCCGGGGTACGCAACGGCTCGCTGGCATCCTCGGTGCTGGCCCTCGAGATCGTGCGGGCCGACGGCCAGGTGGTCACCGTGAGCGAGCACGACGCGGACTTCGCCGCATCCGTGGTGGGCCTGGGTGCCGTCGGCATCGTCACCGCGGTCACCCTCCGGGTACAGCCGCACTACCAGATCTCCCAGTACGTGCACGAGGGACTGTCCTGGGCCGCAGCCCTCGCCCATTGGCCGGCCATCATGTCCAGCGGCTACAGCGTGAGCGTGTTCACCACGTTCCAGGGCGATAACACCCACCAGGTCTGGTCCAAGCGCCGGCTGGATGTGGACGGGCCGGAATTCGACCTCGCCGCCCTTGGCGCCACCGAGGCCACCGTGGCGTTGCATCCGCTTCCCGGCGTCGCCGCCGACAGCGTCACCGAGCAGCTGCGCGAACCCGGACCGTGGAACGAGCGCCTCGCGCACTTCCGCAGCGAGTTCCAGCCCAGCCACGGCGAGGAGATCCAGTCCGAGTACCTGATCCCCGCCGAGCACGCTGTCGCCGCCATCACCGCGCTGCGGGCGATCGGTGACCGGATCGCGCCCCTGCTGCACATCTCCGAACTGCGCAGCGTCGCCGCCGACACCGCCTGGCTCAGCCCCAGCTACGCCAGGGACTCCCTCGCCATCCACTTCACCTGGAAGCCGCTGCCGGCCGAGATCCTGGCCGTGCTCCCTCTCATCGAGCACACCCTGGAGCCTTTCGCGCCCCGGCCGCACTGGGGCAAGGTCTCCACGATGTCCCCGGCCGGGCTGCGCCGGGCCTATCCCCGACTCGGCGACTTCGCCGCCCACGTGCGACGGGTCGACCCCGCCGGCCGCTTCGAGAACGCCTACCTGAAACGAGTCCTCCCCCATGACTGA
- a CDS encoding aldose 1-epimerase family protein, with the protein MTDATTTQTAAGTDASVLPLSGLQFTIEHDGYSATIASVGASLRRLTWTGRDLVVPFAADEVRPGYRGAVLAPWPNRVVDGSYTFDGVDYQLPLTEPSRAHALHGLVCWADWSLQARSSDSVTLGTTIVPSDGYPHRIALLATYSLGDGGLTTTVTAENVGASTAPYGTGPHPYLVAGPGTVDDWTLEFPAASYLTVTPDRLSPVSVAPIESTPEFDFRTPRVIGDTFIDHAFTAIARDTDATATVTLTSPVGTGVRLAFGPELPWLQVHTADRPAPERSRIGLAVEPMTCPPDAFSTGEDLVRLAPGATHSASWTIAATEA; encoded by the coding sequence ATGACTGACGCCACCACGACCCAGACCGCTGCAGGCACGGATGCGTCGGTGCTGCCGCTTTCCGGGCTGCAGTTCACGATCGAGCACGACGGCTACTCGGCCACCATCGCGAGCGTTGGCGCGAGCCTGCGACGTCTCACCTGGACGGGCCGCGATCTCGTGGTTCCGTTCGCCGCCGACGAGGTGCGCCCCGGCTACCGCGGCGCCGTGCTAGCGCCCTGGCCGAACCGGGTCGTCGACGGCAGCTACACCTTCGACGGCGTGGACTACCAGCTGCCGCTCACCGAGCCCAGCCGGGCGCACGCCCTGCACGGCCTGGTCTGCTGGGCGGACTGGTCGCTGCAGGCACGCTCGTCCGACTCCGTGACTCTCGGCACCACCATCGTGCCGAGCGACGGCTACCCGCACCGCATCGCTCTCCTGGCCACCTACAGCCTCGGCGACGGCGGCCTCACGACCACGGTGACCGCCGAGAACGTGGGTGCGAGCACCGCCCCGTACGGCACCGGCCCGCACCCCTACCTCGTGGCGGGCCCCGGCACCGTCGACGACTGGACCCTGGAGTTCCCGGCCGCGAGCTACCTCACCGTGACACCCGATCGGCTCAGCCCCGTGTCCGTGGCCCCGATCGAGAGCACCCCGGAGTTCGACTTCCGCACCCCGCGGGTCATCGGTGACACCTTCATCGACCACGCCTTCACCGCCATCGCCCGCGACACGGATGCGACCGCCACGGTGACGCTGACGAGCCCGGTCGGCACCGGCGTGCGCCTGGCCTTCGGCCCGGAGCTGCCCTGGCTGCAGGTGCACACGGCAGACCGCCCCGCGCCCGAGCGAAGCCGCATCGGCCTGGCCGTCGAGCCGATGACCTGCCCGCCCGACGCCTTCTCCACCGGCGAGGACCTGGTGCGCCTGGCTCCCGGCGCCACCCACTCCGCGAGTTGGACCATCGCCGCCACCGAAGCCTGA
- a CDS encoding MFS transporter: MTVPPPADLVESADPARRPAEPGAGGSQTARLRRVPVWLAVVAASLPMFMATLDNLVVTSALPVINADLSATIEELQWVVNAYSLSFATFMLMAVAIGDRFGRRTVFLAGIALFTAASALCAVSLEPWLLITARALQGVGAAALMPLSLTLLVGSVAVRFRPAAIGIWGGIAGLGVALGPLIGGAVVEGWNWQAIFWLNVPLGLLSVPLALAALPNTFGARLRADIVGLVLAGTGVFGIVYGIVRGNEAGWSSGEVLTGLGGGALLLLAFVWWEGRASAPLLPLRLFRDRSFAVANLVGITFSFGIFGSIFVLIQFLQIVQGHSPLEAGVMTMPWTLAPMVVAPLTGLLSPRTGTRLPIVLGLAFLAAAMFWLASTMSADVAYGELVGPFILAGLGMGLVFAPSSTAVLANMAPDDHAKASGTNSTFREIGVALGVAVLTAVFTGNGGELTPTGYVDAAIPAVMVGAGVLAVAAVIALALPSGRRTPTLR; this comes from the coding sequence ATGACCGTCCCACCGCCTGCCGACCTGGTCGAGTCCGCCGACCCAGCCCGCCGCCCCGCCGAGCCCGGTGCAGGCGGCAGCCAGACGGCCCGGCTGCGGCGGGTGCCCGTGTGGCTCGCCGTCGTCGCCGCGTCACTGCCCATGTTCATGGCCACCCTCGACAATCTCGTGGTCACCAGCGCCCTGCCCGTGATCAACGCGGACCTCTCCGCCACCATCGAGGAGCTGCAGTGGGTGGTGAACGCGTACTCGCTCAGTTTCGCCACGTTCATGCTCATGGCCGTCGCCATCGGCGACCGCTTCGGACGCCGCACGGTGTTCCTGGCCGGGATCGCGCTGTTCACGGCGGCGTCCGCGTTGTGCGCGGTGAGCCTGGAACCGTGGCTGCTCATCACCGCCAGGGCGCTGCAGGGGGTGGGCGCCGCGGCCCTGATGCCGCTCTCGCTCACCCTGCTCGTCGGATCGGTGGCCGTCAGGTTCCGGCCCGCAGCCATCGGCATCTGGGGCGGCATCGCCGGACTCGGTGTCGCCCTCGGCCCGCTCATCGGCGGCGCCGTGGTGGAGGGCTGGAACTGGCAGGCGATCTTCTGGCTGAATGTGCCGCTCGGCCTGCTCTCGGTCCCCCTGGCCCTGGCCGCCCTGCCCAACACCTTCGGCGCCCGGCTGCGCGCCGACATCGTCGGCCTCGTGCTCGCCGGCACGGGTGTCTTCGGCATCGTCTACGGAATCGTGCGGGGCAACGAGGCCGGCTGGTCCAGCGGCGAGGTGCTCACGGGGCTCGGCGGCGGCGCCCTGCTCCTGTTGGCGTTCGTCTGGTGGGAGGGACGGGCCTCCGCGCCGCTGCTGCCGCTTCGGCTGTTTCGCGACCGGAGCTTCGCCGTGGCGAACCTCGTGGGCATCACCTTCAGCTTCGGGATCTTCGGGTCGATCTTCGTGCTGATCCAGTTCCTGCAGATCGTGCAGGGCCACAGCCCGCTCGAGGCCGGCGTCATGACGATGCCGTGGACGCTCGCGCCGATGGTCGTGGCCCCGCTCACCGGGCTGCTCAGCCCACGCACCGGGACCCGGCTGCCGATCGTGCTGGGCCTGGCCTTCCTGGCCGCGGCGATGTTCTGGCTCGCGTCGACGATGTCGGCCGACGTCGCCTACGGCGAACTGGTCGGCCCGTTCATCCTCGCCGGGCTGGGCATGGGGCTGGTCTTCGCGCCCAGTTCTACCGCCGTGCTGGCCAACATGGCGCCGGACGATCACGCCAAGGCCTCCGGCACCAACTCCACCTTCCGGGAGATCGGCGTGGCCCTGGGCGTGGCGGTGCTCACAGCCGTGTTCACGGGCAACGGTGGCGAGCTGACCCCGACCGGGTACGTGGATGCGGCGATCCCCGCGGTCATGGTGGGAGCCGGCGTGCTCGCGGTCGCGGCGGTCATCGCGTTGGCGTTGCCCTCCGGCCGCCGCACGCCGACACTCCGCTGA